In Cytophagia bacterium CHB2, a single genomic region encodes these proteins:
- a CDS encoding T9SS type A sorting domain-containing protein, giving the protein MMKWQLNQYRSLKHQCVFLLLCLIVFFSQANAQTLSVQGRVTASRFAVQNAFVTFIDNADTTIKFSALTDASGFYQVGLITSVESNTNGLPDNFELGQSYPNPFSSAAAIPYRLGKGADVQVTIYDILGREARTFVVGSQIAGLHHLFWDGRDNFGKRVAGGIYFYKLQAGDESQVRKMIFDSRGRSSVSLPPAFSSPVLHMNRIAGHYIHNGNYSIRIENTDNTFPIVVSQQVENVPVRNDTTINFSVNAIATTVVNLDSVQQIIRGFGAANILQWRADMTDAEIETAFGTGEGQLGFTILRLRVQPNSNEWNINVPTAKKAYDMGATIIASPWSPPASMKTNNNLVGGELREDAYDDYAAHLDAFADFMSDNGVPIYAISVQNEPDVNVTYESCDWNPEQMLKFMRENAQAIGTRVMAPESFQFRRQLSDPILNDSLATANLDILAGHIYGGGLARYPLAEEKGKEVWMTEHLSGEGSQANDWSWCLPVAKEINDVMQAGMSAYVWWYIVRFYGPISDGERNSGAKGSVTKKGYVMSQFSRFIRPGYHRVDSKSWPTTGNVSITAYKDSSSSRVVLVAVNTGSSPLEVAFRIESGAVNSFSTYTTSAAKNVVQGDDVDVIDDRCTLNLEASSITTLVSN; this is encoded by the coding sequence ATGATGAAATGGCAACTCAACCAATATCGTAGCCTGAAGCATCAATGTGTTTTTCTTCTCCTTTGTTTGATTGTGTTCTTTTCGCAAGCAAATGCTCAGACATTATCCGTGCAAGGAAGAGTGACTGCTTCCAGGTTTGCGGTGCAAAATGCCTTCGTGACCTTTATCGACAATGCCGACACCACGATAAAATTTTCGGCTTTGACGGATGCTTCCGGGTTTTATCAGGTCGGCCTAATAACCTCGGTGGAATCCAATACCAATGGCCTGCCGGATAATTTTGAGCTGGGGCAAAGTTATCCAAATCCGTTTTCTTCAGCAGCGGCCATACCTTATCGGCTTGGAAAAGGTGCTGATGTTCAAGTGACGATCTATGACATTCTCGGCAGGGAAGCCAGAACGTTTGTAGTTGGCAGCCAAATCGCCGGCTTACATCACCTGTTCTGGGATGGCCGGGATAATTTTGGCAAAAGAGTCGCCGGCGGAATCTACTTTTACAAGCTTCAAGCCGGAGATGAATCTCAGGTCAGAAAAATGATTTTTGATTCACGCGGCAGAAGTTCGGTATCACTTCCGCCCGCGTTTTCTTCACCAGTACTGCACATGAACAGGATTGCAGGGCATTATATTCACAATGGGAATTATTCGATTCGTATCGAAAATACAGACAATACCTTTCCAATAGTAGTTTCTCAACAAGTTGAGAACGTTCCGGTACGGAATGATACAACGATTAATTTCAGTGTAAATGCCATCGCCACGACTGTGGTTAATTTGGACAGTGTTCAGCAGATTATCAGAGGCTTCGGCGCAGCCAACATACTGCAATGGCGGGCTGATATGACAGATGCTGAAATTGAGACCGCTTTCGGTACCGGAGAAGGCCAGCTCGGGTTTACGATTCTGCGCCTGCGTGTTCAACCGAATAGTAATGAATGGAACATTAACGTACCGACAGCCAAGAAAGCATACGACATGGGAGCAACGATTATTGCTTCACCCTGGTCTCCGCCTGCTTCCATGAAAACCAACAACAATTTGGTGGGTGGCGAGCTTAGAGAAGATGCGTATGATGACTATGCCGCTCATTTGGACGCATTTGCGGATTTTATGTCAGACAACGGCGTGCCGATATATGCCATATCGGTTCAAAATGAACCCGATGTTAATGTCACCTATGAATCATGTGACTGGAATCCGGAGCAGATGTTAAAATTCATGAGGGAAAATGCGCAAGCGATTGGAACCAGGGTGATGGCGCCGGAATCGTTTCAGTTTCGGCGGCAACTGTCTGACCCGATACTCAATGATTCGCTGGCCACCGCAAATTTGGATATTCTTGCCGGGCACATCTACGGCGGCGGTTTAGCGCGCTATCCGCTGGCGGAAGAAAAGGGAAAAGAAGTCTGGATGACCGAGCATTTGTCCGGCGAGGGCAGTCAAGCCAATGATTGGTCATGGTGCTTGCCGGTGGCAAAAGAGATCAACGACGTCATGCAAGCCGGCATGAGCGCTTATGTTTGGTGGTATATCGTCAGATTTTACGGACCCATCAGTGATGGCGAGAGAAACAGCGGCGCAAAAGGCTCAGTGACAAAAAAGGGTTACGTGATGTCGCAGTTCTCGCGCTTCATTCGTCCGGGGTATCACCGAGTCGACTCGAAGAGTTGGCCGACTACTGGCAATGTTTCCATCACGGCATATAAGGATAGTTCATCCTCCAGGGTCGTTCTTGTTGCTGTAAATACAGGTTCATCACCCCTGGAGGTGGCCTTTAGAATAGAGAGTGGTGCCGTAAACAGCTTTTCGACTTACACGACTTCGGCAGCTAAGAATGTTGTTCAAGGCGATGATGTCGATGTCATCGACGATAGATGCACTCTTAATTTGGAAGCGTCGAGCATAACGACATTAGTATCGAACTGA